In Elaeis guineensis isolate ETL-2024a chromosome 1, EG11, whole genome shotgun sequence, a genomic segment contains:
- the LOC105038202 gene encoding protein ROS1A isoform X1 gives MDLSNAMPSPSDAAVTSQLASFTPVMLAQISSSQELSVPPNQLLLNGKGSSNSVLYNGSNCPPLKPQYGYPVSVLPSLDSLPEETVSMGVSRVMPLPSDVAIASKTVSLTPLMFVQINGSQELSAPPNQFLLNGKMSQNPVICNGSNHLASKPQCRYPASTLPNLSSSPEKTINMDASMAMPSPSTPMIVEKKKIVQDRLPTEVIDLVNETVNKEDMQEKGKWQPLVGKQAELCFSKPVVSCTSEHLVPSQIVSFQQMVDRGAVLEENANWQSPTHCFLMPTVKSSSVPAMPSQIAFSLGPTVSSSLEHVMTSHTISSLQQRVVREDIQDKEVMKWQPPVQNQMGLCFSNSVGSSSPEPKLPSQVTSSQQTQGEVNAIISSEEAPAQELDAQEHRKRENQGIDLNKKTEQKPKRKKHRPKVIREEKPARTPKPVTPKPLTPKRAKNKEENPSGKRKYVRKSKVQNSMDNPTGASGEIANPVNISRTESVRRCLNFDSEDLQARDGCVGSASTFTCNAKSQAQKECVAGPTMSPSTKSIVHSQGSEVVLDKSPTGITFDLNGSMNQMPNECVNLAEKPTPRLQPCRREMMGTNEMLDGYRRMPESRTISSQPSKRELTRESLPELVRKNEYLNISPNHERSQETGQNKPASHKESSDAILKGTKRDLNLADNAQFSAGTNFTHANNGMDRVSECHDQGRNNPYSSGNCKKKRIENEQNGQDGFTSSASAMTYTTLNNWRINRVVPNNSEVFTFVDAQRLIALSKQQASEHMLSFDQSESNIRPTASVQAHNLSFASATMDCNYSSTPVTYSSVDSTHTTTPVKQTGHICVDYNQPSTPGKPFRFNDTQESEICELQPSMEAIVIKTNMRMKRKKHIKKQQDHPVNPKSSKTNRICFQDHEIATYNCESSPGTRMPQPTAPASGSPREKNLLLQPGPIHDCQSSSNFNESVNGSGTLEAVVPHGDPLDDIIQKLKCLNINRGHDGATTQAQNALILYDGRGGVMVPYEGLLDLPRKRRLRAKVDLDPETNRVWKLLMGKEGGDEGMDIDKEKWWEEERRVFRGRVDSFIGRMHLVQGDRRFSQWKGSVVDSVAGVFLTQNVSDHLSSSAFMAVAAKYPLKSRDNNRRLDAEKMNTYEEQKERSIGASENATTWQEIMLCKESYDQDSVLIIGEKGRANSNESYGSNNGGAIVDYSKGKCWDAHQRELELGHESPDSRRITPAMVKGNTSLAELKDKRLVEDVVSFRNSVISSQYSSEYQIQTADLNGSSSLSNFEAEELIIGSMCNGMDNSTSFTELLRIAELGSHGNERIPSTDSLNRFAQLDVDKRKTVLDPSEKLEGACPSVHTSDSYFHNAEHGFMGPSCAPFMLCNFNNFTNSGLVGMHNAKVVSDESRSHQSSTASGIINANKINSDICGPSANNAIEATGQKKLTVTSETVPAVNSYALTSKQPVQPLTSLETADCIGKCSNNNTPMERTGAALSKSVFQECLSLQDESIQKLQQKEKEVNFPVENTQNAENVPCQKQNSRNKQTSPDLQTNRRNALEVVEGVESNFKNENHNSQKFSSETANNGIKAKKKKVDSEKKKTYHWDSLRKEAYNKGANRERSCETMDSLDWEAVRCADVNEISETIRERGMNNMLAERIKEFLNRLVRDHGSINLEWLRDVEPDKAKDYLLSIWGLGLKSVECVRLLTLHHLAFPVDTNVGRICVRLGWVPIQPLPESLQLHLLELYPILETIQKYLWPRLCKLDQRTLYELHYQMITFGKVFCTKSKPNCNACPMRGECKHFASAFASARLALPGLEEKSVVSSTIPIASENGRTPACNLVPLPQLEGSMFSQERTVYNNCEPIIEEPATPEAECLETEETAIEDAFFEDPDEIPTIKLNLEEFTQNLQNYMHANNMDIQDGDMSKALVAITPEAASIPMPRLKNVSRLRTEHQVYELPDSHPLLEGLDTREPDDPCSYLLAIWTPGETAQSTELPKAFCNSQETGKLCDRKTCFACNSIREAQAQTVRGTLLIPCRTAMRGSFPLNGTYFQVNEVFADHDTSRNPIDVPREWIWKLPRRMVYFGSSIPTIFRGLTTEEIQQCFWRGFVCVRGFDRRTRAPKPLYARLHLPASKAPRNKRAAAAAAKEDK, from the exons ATGGATTTGAGTAATGCAATGCCTTCGCCATCTGATGCAGCAGTCACCAGCCAGTTAGCTTCTTTCACTCCAGTCATGCTTGCACAAATTAGCAGCAGTCAAGAATTATCGGTGCCCCCAAACCAATTGCTGCTGAATGGGAAGGGGTCATCGAATTCAGTCCTTTACAATGGTAGCAACTGCCCTCCACTGAAACCTCAGT ATGGATATCCTGTTTCTGTTCTCCCAAGTCTTGATTCTTTGCCAGAGGAAACAGTAAGCATGGGTGTGAGTAGAGTGATGCCTTTGCCATCTGATGTAGCCATTGCAAGCAAGACAGTATCTTTAACTCCGCTTATGTTTGTACAGATTAATGGCAGTCAGGAATTGTCTGCTCCCCCAAATCAATTCTTGCTAAATGGGAAGATGTCACAGAATCCAGTCATTTGTAATGGTAGCAACCACCTGGCATCAAAACCTCAGT GTAGATATCCTGCTTCTACTCTCCCAAATCTTAGTTCCTCGCCAGAGAAAACAATAAACATGGATGCGAGCATGGCGATGCCTTCGCCATCCACCCCTATGATtgtggagaagaaaaaaattgttCAAGATCGCCTACCTACGGAAGTCATTGATTTGGTAAACGAAACAGTCAATAAGGAGGATATGCAGGAGAAAGGGAAATGGCAACCTCTTGTAGGGAAGCAGGCAGAATTATGCTTCTCGAAGCCTGTAGTGTCATGTACTTCGGAGCATTTAGTGCCATCACAAATAGTGTCTTTCCAACAAATGGTCGACAGGGGAGCTGTGCTTGAGGAAAATGCGAATTGGCAATCCCCAACACATTGCTTCTTAATGCCTACAGTGAAATCTTCATCTGTGCCTGCAATGCCATCTCAGATAGCTTTTTCTTTGGGGCCTACAGTATCATCTTCTTTGGAGCATGTAATGACATCACATACAATTTCTTCCCTACAACAAAGAGTTGTGAGGGAAGACATTCAGGACAAGGAGGTTATGAAATGGCAGCCTCCAGTGCAGAACCAGATGGGGCTTTGTTTCTCAAATTCTGTAGGTTCATCTTCTCCAGAGCCCAAACTGCCATCTCAGGTCACTTCATCCCAACAAACACAAGGTGAAGTCAATGCAATTATATCATCTGAGGAAGCCCCTGCACAAGAACTGGATGCTCAGGAACatagaaagagagaaaatcaggggaTAGACTTGAACAAGAAAACCGAGCAGAAGCCTAAAAGGAAGAAGCACAGGCCCAAGGTCATTCGAGAGGAAAAGCCTGCCAGAACACCAAAGCCAGTAACTCCCAAGCCTCTGACCCCTAAGCGAGCCAAGAATAAAGAAGAAAACCCATCGGGTAAGAGGAAGTATGTTCGAAAGAGTAAAGTCCAAAACTCTATGGATAACCCCACGGGTGCTTCAGGTGAAATTGCTAATCCAGTCAATATAAGCAGGACTGAATCTGTCAGACGGTGTTTGAACTTTGATTCAGAAGATTTGCAAGCAAGAGATGGCTGTGTAGGGTCAGCATCAACATTTACATGCAATGCCAAATCTCAAGCTCAGAAGGAATGTGTTGCAGGTCCTACCATGAGCCCAAGCACTAAATCAATTGTACATTCTCAAGGATCAGAAGTAGTTCTGGACAAATCTCCAACAGGAATCACATTTGATCTTAATGGTTCCATGAATCAAATGCCGAATGAGTGTGTAAATTTGGCTGAAAAACCAACACCACGTCTTCAACCTTGTAGAAGAGAGATGATGGGAACAAATGAAATGCTGGATGGTTATAGAAGAATGCCAGAAAGCAGGACCATATCTTCTCAGCCTTCTAAAAGAGAGTTGACAAGAGAAAGTCTGCCTGAATTGGTTAGGAAGAATGAGTACCTGAATATTTCTCCCAACCATGAGAGGTCTCAAGAAACTGGTCAGAACAAGCCTGCTTCACATAAAGAATCCTCAGATGCGATACTGAAAGGAACAAAAAGAGACCTTAACCTTGCTGATAATGCTCAGTTTTCAGCAGGTACAAATTTCACACATGCCAACAATGGGATGGACCGGGTTAGTGAATGTCATGATCAAGGCAGGAACAACCCTTACTCTTCTGGGAATTgcaaaaaaaagagaatagaGAATGAGCAAAATGGACAGgatggattcacatccagtgCTTCTGCCATGACATACACAACTCTGAATAATTGGAGAATAAATCGTGTGGTGCCAAATAATTCTGAAGTCTTTACTTTTGTTGATGCACAAAGGTTGATTGCCCTCAGTAAACAGCAAGCTTCAGAGCACATGCTGTCATTTGATCAATCAGAAAGCAACATTAGACCAACAGCATCAGTTCAGGCTCATAATTTATCATTTGCAAGTGCCACTATGGACTGCAACTACAGTTCAACACCTGTAACATACAGTAGTGTGGACAGCACCCATACAACAACACCTGTAAAGCAAACTGGACACATTTGTGTGGATTACAACCAGCCATCAACTCCAGGAAAGCCCTTCAGATTCAATGATACTCAAGAAAGTGAGATTTGCGAATTGCAACCTTCCATGGAAGCCATTGTCATAAAGACCAACATGAGAATGAAACGGAAAAAGCATATAAAGAAGCAACAAGATCATCCAGTCAATCCCAAATCCTCAAAAACCAATAGAATATGTTTCCAAGACCATGAGATTGCTACATACAATTGTGAATCTTCACCTGGAACAAGAATGCCTCAGCCAACTGCACCAGCTTCAGGAAGTCCAAGGGAGAAAAATTTGCTTCTCCAACCTGGTCCCATTCATGACTGTCAAAGTAGCAGCAATTTCAATGAATCAGTTAATGGCAGTGGAACCTTAGAAGCAGTAGTACCACATGGTGATCCTTTAGATGATATCATTCAGAAACTAAAATGTCTAAATATAAACAGGGGCCATGATGGTGCCACAACTCAAGCACAAAATGCTCTCATTCTTTATGATGGAAGAGGTGGTGTAATGGTTCCATATGAAGGCCTGCTTGATCTTCCTAGGAAACGTCGCCTTCGGGCCAAAGTTGATCTGGATCCAGAGACAAATAGGGTGTGGAAGCTTTTGATGGGAAAGGAAGGCGGTGACGAGGGAATGGATATAGATAAAGAGAAGTGGTGGGAAGAAGAAAGGCGAGTATTCCGTGGACGTGTAGACTCATTCATTGGCCGGATGCATCTTGTTCAAG GCGACAGACGCTtctctcaatggaaaggatctgtTGTAGACTCAGTTGCTGGTGTCTTTCTTACTCAGAATGTTTCAGACCATCTTTCAAG TTCTGCCTTCATGGCTGTTGCCGCAAAATATCCTTTAAAGTCAAGAGACAATAATAGGAGGTTGGATGCAGAAAAAATGAACACATATGAAGAGCAAAAAGAAAGATCCATTGGTGCCTCTGAAAATGCCACAACATGGCAGGAAATCATGTTATGTAAAGAATCATATGACCAAGATTCTGTATTGATTATTGGAGAAAAAGGAAGGGCTAATAGTAATGAATCATATGGGAGCAATAATGGAGGTGCCATAGTAGACTATTCAAAAGGCAAATGTTGGGATGCACATCAAAGAGAGCTAGAACTTGGTCATGAATCGCCTGATAGCAGGAGAATCACTCCAGCTATGGTGAaaggaaatacaagtttagctgaACTCAAAGATAAAAGGTTAGTGGAGGATGTAGTTTCATTCCGAAACTCTGTTATTTCATCTCAATACTCTTCAGAATACCAAATTCAGACAGCTGATCTGAATGGATCAAGCTCATTGTCCAACTTTGAAGCCGAAGAATTAATAATTGGGAGTATGTGCAATGGTATGGACAATTCAACTTCATTTACTGAGCTTCTACGGATAGCAGAGCTTGGCAGTCATGGTAATGAAAGGATTCCCTCAACAGATTCCCTCAACAGGTTTGCACAATTGGATGTTGACAAGAGAAAAACAGTCTTGGATCCATCTGAAAAACTGGAAGGTGCATGTCCATCAGTGCACACATCTGATTCTTATTTCCATAATGCAGAGCATGGGTTTATGGGCCCGTCATGTGCTCCTTTCATGCTTTGTAATTTTAATAATTTCACAAATTCTGGATTGGTGGGAATGCATAATGCCAAAGTAGTAAGTGATGAGAGCAGATCTCACCAATCCTCGACTGCTTCTGGGATAATCAACGCAAATAAAATCAACTCGGACATATGTGGTCCCTCAGCCAACAATGCAATTGAAGCTACAGGCCAGAAGAAGCTGACAGTAACTTCTGAAACAGTACCTGCAGTTAATTCATATGCACTAACAAGCAAGCAACCTGTTCAACCATTAACCAGCTTAGAAACAGCAGATTGCATTGGAAAGTGCTCTAATAACAATACCCCAATGGAGAGAACTGGGGCCGCATTAAGTAAATCAGTTTTCCAAGAATGCTTATCTTTGCAAGATGAGTCTATTCAGAAATTgcagcaaaaagaaaaagaagtaaacTTCCCAGTTGAAAACACTCAAAATGCAGAAAATGTTCCATGTCAGAAGCAGAATTCTCGGAATAAGCAAACCTCTCCAGACTTACAGACTAATCGAAGGAATGCATTGGAAGTTGTAGAGGGtgttgaatcaaattttaaaaatgaaaatCATAATTCCCAAAAGTTTTCATCTGAAACAGCAAATAATGGAATAAAAGCAAAGAAGAAAAAGGTTGATAGTGAAAAAAAGAAGACATATCACTGGGATAGCTTGCGAAAAGAGGCATATAACAAAGGTGCCAATCGAGAGAGAAGCTGTGAGACAATGGACTCACTTGACTGGGAAGCAGTAAGGTGTGCAGATGTAAATGAGATATCTGAAACTATTAGAGAGCGTGGAATGAACAACATGCTGGCAGAGAGGATTAAG GAATTTCTCAACCGACTGGTTAGAGATCATGGAAGCATCAATCTTGAATGGTTAAGAGACGTTGAACCAGACAAAGCAAA GGACTACCTCCTAAGTATATGGGGATTGGGACTCAAAAGTGTTGAATGTGTTCGCCTTTTGACGCTTCACCATCTAGCTTTTCCT GTTGACACAAATGTTGGCCGCATATGTGTAAGACTGGGATGGGTACCAATTCAGCCCCTTCCAGAGTCCCTTCAGTTACATCTTTTAGAGCT GTATCCTATTTTGGAGACCATTCAGAAGTATCTCTGGCCTCGGCTATGTAAGCTTGACCAGCGGACATT ATATGAGCTCCATTATCAAATGATTACCTTTGGAAAG GTTTTCTGCACCAAAAGCAAGCCAAATTGTAATGCATGCCCAATGAGAGGAGAGTGCAAACACTTTGCGAGTGCCTTTGCCAG TGCAAGGCTTGCACTTCCAGGACTGGAGGAGAAAAGTGTGGTGAGTTCAACAATTCCAATTGCTTCCGAGAATGGCCGTACACCTGCTTGCAACCTAGTGCCCCTACCTCAACTTGAGGGGAGCATGTTCTCACAAGAAAGAACTGTTTATAATAATTGCGAGCCCATCATTGAAGAACCAGCCACACCAGAAGCTGAATGCCTAGAAACTGAAGAAACTGCAATTGAAGATGCCTtttttgaagatcctgatgaaatTCCTACCATCAAGctcaatcttgaagagttcacacAAAATTTACAGAATTATATGCATGCAAACAATATGGATATTCAAGATGGTGATATGTCAAAAGCTCTAGTTGCTATAACACCTGAAGCTGCTTCCATTCCCATGCCTAGGCTTAAGAATGTGAGCCGCCTACGGACAGAACATCAAGT CTATGAACTTCCAGATTCACACCCTCTCTTGGAAGGA TTGGACACAAGAGAGCCTGATGATCCTTGTTCATATCTTCTGGCCATATGGACACCAG GTGAGACTGCACAATCTACTGAGCTACCCAAGGCATTCTGCAACTCCCAAGAAACGGGTAAACTATGCGACAGGAAAACATGTTTTGCTTGCAATAGTATACGAGAAGCACAAGCTCAAACTGTCAGAGGCACACTTTTG ATCCCATGTCGTACAGCAATGAGAGGAAGTTTTCCACTAAATGGCACCTATTTTCAAGTTAACGAG GTATTCGCAGATCATGATACTAGCCGCAACCCAATTGATGTTCCTAGGGAATGGATATGGAAGCTGCCTAGACGGATGGTATATTTTGGAAGCTCGATACCGACTATATTTAGAG GTCTAACAACTGAAGAAATACAGCAATGCTTTTGGAGAG